The nucleotide sequence CCTGATCAACATCCTCAATCCAAAACTGTCGATCTTCTTCCTCGCCTTCCTGCCGCAGTTCATCGCGGTCGACGAGCCCCATGTGCTGGCGCGGATGCTGGAACTGAGCGGCGTCTTCATGGCGATGACGTTTGCGGTGTTCGTCGTCTACGGGCTCTCTGCGGCCTCGGTGCGCGCGCGCGTCATCTCCCGCCCCGGCGTCATGGCCTGGCTGCGCCGCAGTTTTGCAGCCGGCTTTGCGCTGCTCGGCGCGAAGCTGGCGTTTGCGGAGCGATAGAAAGAGCGCTGCGATCTTCCCTTCACCTCTCCCCGCAAGAGCGGGGCGAGAGAGTGAGAGAGCTAAGCGCCGGTCAACAAAAAAGCGGGCCCCGCGCCCGCCACCTTCAAACTCTCTCAACCCTACCCGACGCCCGGGCGGAGCGAGGCCCCACCCGGGCAAAGAAAAAGAAGCCGCGTTACTTCTTCTTCGCCTTCTTGGCCTTTTTCGCCTTCTTCTTCGCCGCCTTCTTCGCTTTCTTAGCCATAGTATCCTCTCAAGGGTTAATGGTGAAACGCGACACGAGGGATGCTCGGCGGAGGGCCAGCCTCGCAACATCCTCAATGGCAAGCTCAGCAGATTCGCGGGCAACTGCCTCGCGCCGTCACATCTCCGTCATTGCGTTATCCACAGCTCAGAAGCATTTTTGGATGATTTTTGCCTGCGAATCCGCATCGCGACGGCGCGGCACGGTCAGCGCCTGGGCATCAGGCTTTGCTTAACGAAGCGGGTATCCGCCTCCACGATTCATCAATCCAAAACCAAACGTCGTGTTTGCGCGATTGCGGTGAGACTCCATTAAGCGCACCACGCGCATGGTCCTCCGCAAGAACACGGGGGCGGGTTATGGACGGGCGGTTGCCAAATGAAGGGAGCGGGACGCTGCGTGTCCTGCGGTCGCCATGCTGAGCGTGCCGACACTCTGGACGGTCATCGTCATCAACTTCCTGGCGCTGGGCCTGATCTGGGCCTACGTGACGCGCTCCTATCCGAAATTCCAGGCGGCCCGATACTGGATGGCGGCGGCCGTGCTCCAGGCCGTCGGCGCAGGCATCTCCATGCTGCGCGATGTCATGGATCCAGCGTTTCCGCTGATCGCCGGCGGCGGGCTGATGATCTTCGCGTCCTGCCTCGCCTGCATGGGCGTGATGCGCTTCTACCACCGGCCGGTGTCCTGGCCCGCCGCGATCGCCGTTTCGCTCCTGAGCTGCGCCGGCCTCACCTGGTTTCTGGTCGTCGTCGATAACATGCCGATGCGGGTGTTGATCTATTCTGTGGGACAGTCGACCCCGATCCTGATGGTGCTGCAGCGCCTCCTAGGTAGGCAGGACGGACGCGAAAATCCCGGCGCGCGCCTCGCTGCGATCGTGGCGTTCATGATCCTTGGCGTGCACGTGGTCCGCTCCGGCGCGGCGCTCACCGGGCTGGGCGGCGGCATCACCGCGGTCAATTTCAACGGGCTGCAGGCGCTGCTGATCCTGATCCTGGTCTTCCTGGCAATGGCCTGGAATTTCGGCTGCCTGCTGATGGCGATCGAACGGCTGCGCAACGAGGTCGCCGACCTCGCGCTGCTCGACGATCTCACCGGCGTCGCCAACCGGCGGCATCTGTTGCAGCGCCTCGCCGAGGAATGCGCCCGCTCGGAGCGCAGCGGCCAGCCCTTCGCGTTGCTGCTGATCGACATCGACGGCTTCAAGACGATCAACGACACCCACGGACACGCCGCGGGCGATGCTTGCCTGCAGCACTTCACCCTGATGGCGCAGACACGGCTTCGGCCGGGCGACATGCTCGCCCGCACCGGCGGCGACGAGTTTTGCGTCGTGCTGCCGTCCTCATCCCTGCACGAGGGCGCGCTGATCGCCCGCCGCGTGCTGGAGGTCTGCCGCCAGGATGCCGCCGCCTGCAC is from Bradyrhizobium sp. ISRA430 and encodes:
- a CDS encoding GGDEF domain-containing protein, encoding MLSVPTLWTVIVINFLALGLIWAYVTRSYPKFQAARYWMAAAVLQAVGAGISMLRDVMDPAFPLIAGGGLMIFASCLACMGVMRFYHRPVSWPAAIAVSLLSCAGLTWFLVVVDNMPMRVLIYSVGQSTPILMVLQRLLGRQDGRENPGARLAAIVAFMILGVHVVRSGAALTGLGGGITAVNFNGLQALLILILVFLAMAWNFGCLLMAIERLRNEVADLALLDDLTGVANRRHLLQRLAEECARSERSGQPFALLLIDIDGFKTINDTHGHAAGDACLQHFTLMAQTRLRPGDMLARTGGDEFCVVLPSSSLHEGALIARRVLEVCRQDAAACTGNDIPIAISIGVAQWDRAIGQFPDRLMARADEALYAAKKNGKNDFALYDPAPPLSPELTAPAARKFA